From Lemur catta isolate mLemCat1 chromosome 19, mLemCat1.pri, whole genome shotgun sequence, a single genomic window includes:
- the EDDM13 gene encoding epididymal protein 13 isoform X9 yields the protein MWPHRSWPLRLHTLDAACSPISALLPGCPLPSGWTSEILGLLSLQVLNEETSGCKEEVKPTLATGPSKKMLPKRKNGWNFLKCAYMVMTFLFVSYNKGDWCYCHYCNPDLDIRNDPCRSF from the exons ATGTGGCCTCATCGTTCCTGGCCCCTCAGACTCCACACTCTGGATGCTGCCTGCTCCCCAATCTCCGCCTTGCTTCCTGGATGCCCACTTCCCTCTGGGTGGACATCAGAGATCCTCG GTTTGCTGAGCCTGCAGGTGTTGAACG aAGAAACAAGTGGCTGCAAGGAAGAAG TTAAGCCCACCCTGGCCACCGGCCCATCCAAGAAAATGCTTCCCAAGAGGAAGAACGGATGGAACTTTTTGAAATGTGCCTACATGGTGATGACCTTCCTGTTCGTGTCCTACAACAAGGGGGACTGG TGCTACTGCCACTACTGTAACCCAGACCTGGACATCAG AAATGACCCCTGCCGTTCTTTCTAG
- the EDDM13 gene encoding epididymal protein 13 isoform X2: MRRSEPFLKMSLWMLLFLGLAEACTPQEVATEEKISLLKGIVGAMSRLSPDDKTEEESLLSLQVLNEETSGCKEEVKPTLATGPSKKMLPKRKNGWNFLKCAYMVMTFLFVSYNKGDWCYCHYCNPDLDIRNDPCRSF, translated from the exons ATGCGCAGATCGGAGCCGTTTCTGAAGATGTCCCTGTGGATGCTGCTTTTCCTGGGCTTGGCAGAAGCCTGCACTCCTCAGGAGG TTGCAACTGAAGAAAAAA TCAGCT TGTTAAAAG GGATTGTAG GTGCGATGAGCAGACTGTCACCAGATG ataaaacagaagaagaaa GTTTGCTGAGCCTGCAGGTGTTGAACG aAGAAACAAGTGGCTGCAAGGAAGAAG TTAAGCCCACCCTGGCCACCGGCCCATCCAAGAAAATGCTTCCCAAGAGGAAGAACGGATGGAACTTTTTGAAATGTGCCTACATGGTGATGACCTTCCTGTTCGTGTCCTACAACAAGGGGGACTGG TGCTACTGCCACTACTGTAACCCAGACCTGGACATCAG AAATGACCCCTGCCGTTCTTTCTAG
- the EDDM13 gene encoding epididymal protein 13 isoform X5: MRRSEPFLKMSLWMLLFLGLAEACTPQEVLKGIVGAMSRLSPDDKTEEEILKRLLSLQVLNEETSGCKEEVKPTLATGPSKKMLPKRKNGWNFLKCAYMVMTFLFVSYNKGDWCYCHYCNPDLDIRNDPCRSF, encoded by the exons ATGCGCAGATCGGAGCCGTTTCTGAAGATGTCCCTGTGGATGCTGCTTTTCCTGGGCTTGGCAGAAGCCTGCACTCCTCAGGAGG TGTTAAAAG GGATTGTAG GTGCGATGAGCAGACTGTCACCAGATG ataaaacagaagaagaaa TATTGAAAC GTTTGCTGAGCCTGCAGGTGTTGAACG aAGAAACAAGTGGCTGCAAGGAAGAAG TTAAGCCCACCCTGGCCACCGGCCCATCCAAGAAAATGCTTCCCAAGAGGAAGAACGGATGGAACTTTTTGAAATGTGCCTACATGGTGATGACCTTCCTGTTCGTGTCCTACAACAAGGGGGACTGG TGCTACTGCCACTACTGTAACCCAGACCTGGACATCAG AAATGACCCCTGCCGTTCTTTCTAG
- the EDDM13 gene encoding epididymal protein 13 isoform X7, with amino-acid sequence MRRSEPFLKMSLWMLLFLGLAEACTPQEGIVGAMSRLSPDDKTEEEILKRLLSLQVLNEETSGCKEEVKPTLATGPSKKMLPKRKNGWNFLKCAYMVMTFLFVSYNKGDWCYCHYCNPDLDIRNDPCRSF; translated from the exons ATGCGCAGATCGGAGCCGTTTCTGAAGATGTCCCTGTGGATGCTGCTTTTCCTGGGCTTGGCAGAAGCCTGCACTCCTCAGGAGG GGATTGTAG GTGCGATGAGCAGACTGTCACCAGATG ataaaacagaagaagaaa TATTGAAAC GTTTGCTGAGCCTGCAGGTGTTGAACG aAGAAACAAGTGGCTGCAAGGAAGAAG TTAAGCCCACCCTGGCCACCGGCCCATCCAAGAAAATGCTTCCCAAGAGGAAGAACGGATGGAACTTTTTGAAATGTGCCTACATGGTGATGACCTTCCTGTTCGTGTCCTACAACAAGGGGGACTGG TGCTACTGCCACTACTGTAACCCAGACCTGGACATCAG AAATGACCCCTGCCGTTCTTTCTAG
- the EDDM13 gene encoding epididymal protein 13 isoform X4, with amino-acid sequence MRRSEPFLKMSLWMLLFLGLAEACTPQEVSLLKGIVGAMSRLSPDDKTEEEILKRLLSLQVLNEETSGCKEEVKPTLATGPSKKMLPKRKNGWNFLKCAYMVMTFLFVSYNKGDWCYCHYCNPDLDIRNDPCRSF; translated from the exons ATGCGCAGATCGGAGCCGTTTCTGAAGATGTCCCTGTGGATGCTGCTTTTCCTGGGCTTGGCAGAAGCCTGCACTCCTCAGGAGG TCAGCT TGTTAAAAG GGATTGTAG GTGCGATGAGCAGACTGTCACCAGATG ataaaacagaagaagaaa TATTGAAAC GTTTGCTGAGCCTGCAGGTGTTGAACG aAGAAACAAGTGGCTGCAAGGAAGAAG TTAAGCCCACCCTGGCCACCGGCCCATCCAAGAAAATGCTTCCCAAGAGGAAGAACGGATGGAACTTTTTGAAATGTGCCTACATGGTGATGACCTTCCTGTTCGTGTCCTACAACAAGGGGGACTGG TGCTACTGCCACTACTGTAACCCAGACCTGGACATCAG AAATGACCCCTGCCGTTCTTTCTAG
- the EDDM13 gene encoding epididymal protein 13 isoform X1: MRRSEPFLKMSLWMLLFLGLAEACTPQEVATEEKISLLKGIVGAMSRLSPDDKTEEEILKRLLSLQVLNEETSGCKEEVKPTLATGPSKKMLPKRKNGWNFLKCAYMVMTFLFVSYNKGDWCYCHYCNPDLDIRNDPCRSF; encoded by the exons ATGCGCAGATCGGAGCCGTTTCTGAAGATGTCCCTGTGGATGCTGCTTTTCCTGGGCTTGGCAGAAGCCTGCACTCCTCAGGAGG TTGCAACTGAAGAAAAAA TCAGCT TGTTAAAAG GGATTGTAG GTGCGATGAGCAGACTGTCACCAGATG ataaaacagaagaagaaa TATTGAAAC GTTTGCTGAGCCTGCAGGTGTTGAACG aAGAAACAAGTGGCTGCAAGGAAGAAG TTAAGCCCACCCTGGCCACCGGCCCATCCAAGAAAATGCTTCCCAAGAGGAAGAACGGATGGAACTTTTTGAAATGTGCCTACATGGTGATGACCTTCCTGTTCGTGTCCTACAACAAGGGGGACTGG TGCTACTGCCACTACTGTAACCCAGACCTGGACATCAG AAATGACCCCTGCCGTTCTTTCTAG
- the EDDM13 gene encoding epididymal protein 13 isoform X8: MRRSEPFLKMSLWMLLFLGLAEACTPQEGIVGAMSRLSPDDKTEEESLLSLQVLNEETSGCKEEVKPTLATGPSKKMLPKRKNGWNFLKCAYMVMTFLFVSYNKGDWCYCHYCNPDLDIRNDPCRSF; encoded by the exons ATGCGCAGATCGGAGCCGTTTCTGAAGATGTCCCTGTGGATGCTGCTTTTCCTGGGCTTGGCAGAAGCCTGCACTCCTCAGGAGG GGATTGTAG GTGCGATGAGCAGACTGTCACCAGATG ataaaacagaagaagaaa GTTTGCTGAGCCTGCAGGTGTTGAACG aAGAAACAAGTGGCTGCAAGGAAGAAG TTAAGCCCACCCTGGCCACCGGCCCATCCAAGAAAATGCTTCCCAAGAGGAAGAACGGATGGAACTTTTTGAAATGTGCCTACATGGTGATGACCTTCCTGTTCGTGTCCTACAACAAGGGGGACTGG TGCTACTGCCACTACTGTAACCCAGACCTGGACATCAG AAATGACCCCTGCCGTTCTTTCTAG
- the EDDM13 gene encoding epididymal protein 13 isoform X6 — translation MRRSEPFLKMSLWMLLFLGLAEACTPQEVLKGIVGAMSRLSPDDKTEEESLLSLQVLNEETSGCKEEVKPTLATGPSKKMLPKRKNGWNFLKCAYMVMTFLFVSYNKGDWCYCHYCNPDLDIRNDPCRSF, via the exons ATGCGCAGATCGGAGCCGTTTCTGAAGATGTCCCTGTGGATGCTGCTTTTCCTGGGCTTGGCAGAAGCCTGCACTCCTCAGGAGG TGTTAAAAG GGATTGTAG GTGCGATGAGCAGACTGTCACCAGATG ataaaacagaagaagaaa GTTTGCTGAGCCTGCAGGTGTTGAACG aAGAAACAAGTGGCTGCAAGGAAGAAG TTAAGCCCACCCTGGCCACCGGCCCATCCAAGAAAATGCTTCCCAAGAGGAAGAACGGATGGAACTTTTTGAAATGTGCCTACATGGTGATGACCTTCCTGTTCGTGTCCTACAACAAGGGGGACTGG TGCTACTGCCACTACTGTAACCCAGACCTGGACATCAG AAATGACCCCTGCCGTTCTTTCTAG
- the EDDM13 gene encoding epididymal protein 13 isoform X3, whose translation MRRSEPFLKMSLWMLLFLGLAEACTPQEVATEEKISLLKGIVGAMSRLSPDDKTEEEILKRLLSLQVLNEETSGCKEEVKPTLATGPSKKMLPKRKNGWNFLKCAYMVMTFLFVSYNKGDWGPSAGTKALFGCHTRRK comes from the exons ATGCGCAGATCGGAGCCGTTTCTGAAGATGTCCCTGTGGATGCTGCTTTTCCTGGGCTTGGCAGAAGCCTGCACTCCTCAGGAGG TTGCAACTGAAGAAAAAA TCAGCT TGTTAAAAG GGATTGTAG GTGCGATGAGCAGACTGTCACCAGATG ataaaacagaagaagaaa TATTGAAAC GTTTGCTGAGCCTGCAGGTGTTGAACG aAGAAACAAGTGGCTGCAAGGAAGAAG TTAAGCCCACCCTGGCCACCGGCCCATCCAAGAAAATGCTTCCCAAGAGGAAGAACGGATGGAACTTTTTGAAATGTGCCTACATGGTGATGACCTTCCTGTTCGTGTCCTACAACAAGGGGGACTGG GGACCCTCAGCAGGGACCAAAGCCTTGTTTGGCTGTCACACCAGGAGGAAGTGA